In the Peptoclostridium acidaminophilum DSM 3953 genome, one interval contains:
- a CDS encoding ABC transporter permease: MNIKRLMAVIKKELLHIRRDRASLIMAVMMPLIFIFLFGYAVNTDVENIDMAVLDMDKSMESRELVKKFEASNYFVPSVYVKNTGEIERLIDTGKVKCAIIIPSGFSKTVNGFGDSSVQLIIDGVDPTIARTALQSGFLLSKNYSLERLPQLQSSQLNTGEPGLDVRTKVWYNPNLESTKFTIPGLIGLIMQNITVILTAFSLVREKERGTIELLMVTPIKPAELIVGKMVPYILIGTLDFLIALFFGTYWFDVPIAGNTMLLIILGVIFVICSLSIGILISTIAQTQAQAMQMAFLFLLPSILLSGFIFPRESMPFPIMVAGYFIPLTYFLKILRGIILKGSDFTILANEVYILLAFGIALLAVASISFKKRLD; encoded by the coding sequence TTGAATATAAAAAGGCTGATGGCCGTAATAAAAAAAGAGCTTCTACATATACGGCGCGACAGGGCAAGCCTCATCATGGCTGTCATGATGCCGCTTATATTCATTTTTCTGTTTGGCTATGCAGTAAACACCGATGTTGAAAATATAGACATGGCAGTCCTGGATATGGACAAGAGCATGGAAAGCCGTGAACTTGTCAAAAAGTTTGAGGCCTCCAACTACTTCGTTCCATCTGTATATGTAAAGAATACAGGAGAGATTGAACGGCTCATTGACACCGGCAAAGTAAAATGTGCCATAATCATACCTTCCGGATTTTCAAAGACCGTTAACGGTTTTGGGGATTCCAGTGTGCAGCTAATAATAGACGGTGTCGACCCAACGATAGCAAGAACAGCGCTTCAAAGCGGTTTTTTGCTGTCTAAAAATTATTCGTTAGAGCGGCTGCCTCAATTGCAATCCAGCCAGCTCAACACTGGCGAACCGGGCCTTGATGTACGCACTAAAGTCTGGTACAATCCCAATCTCGAAAGCACGAAATTCACAATCCCCGGCCTGATAGGGCTTATTATGCAAAATATCACCGTTATACTTACGGCCTTTTCACTTGTAAGGGAAAAGGAGCGAGGCACCATAGAGCTCCTAATGGTCACGCCGATAAAGCCTGCTGAGCTAATTGTCGGAAAGATGGTGCCATATATTCTAATTGGCACGCTCGATTTTCTCATAGCCCTATTTTTCGGCACATACTGGTTTGACGTGCCCATAGCCGGCAACACCATGCTCCTTATAATCCTTGGGGTGATTTTCGTTATATGCTCGCTTTCCATAGGCATACTCATATCCACAATAGCCCAGACACAAGCCCAGGCCATGCAGATGGCTTTCCTATTTTTGCTGCCGAGCATACTTCTCTCGGGCTTCATATTTCCAAGAGAATCGATGCCTTTTCCCATAATGGTTGCAGGATATTTTATACCCCTGACCTATTTTTTGAAAATATTGAGGGGAATTATTTTAAAAGGCTCAGACTTTACAATACTTGCAAACGAAGTCTATATACTCCTTGCCTTCGGGATAGCTTTACTAGCTGTTGCATCTATAAGCTTCAAAAAAAGACTCGATTAA
- a CDS encoding ABC transporter ATP-binding protein, with amino-acid sequence MTNENMAVWTKGLTKRFGELVAVNGVSLEIPKGSIYGILGPNGAGKSTLIRMLCGVLTPTSGEGEIFGYDIVKESERIKQSIGYMSQKFSLYEDLTVLENIRFYAQVYSVPDNIRNERISQIVKMAGLEGREKQLAGNLSGGWKQRLALGCTLLHKPNMLILDEPTSGVDPVSRRVFWQIIHKLAKEGITILVTTHYMDEAEGCDELIFVFSGHIIGKGSPKELIAEKNARNLEDVFIKYVEEDTGKKVEASFEDMKFILKDKEGDGH; translated from the coding sequence ATGACGAATGAAAATATGGCAGTCTGGACAAAAGGCCTCACCAAGCGCTTTGGCGAGCTAGTGGCGGTCAACGGCGTAAGCCTTGAAATACCAAAAGGCAGCATATACGGCATACTCGGGCCTAACGGAGCGGGTAAGTCGACTTTGATACGCATGCTCTGCGGCGTGCTGACGCCGACTTCCGGAGAGGGTGAGATATTCGGATATGACATTGTAAAGGAGTCCGAGAGGATAAAGCAGAGCATCGGCTATATGTCTCAAAAATTCAGCCTCTATGAGGACCTTACGGTTCTTGAGAATATAAGGTTTTATGCACAGGTCTATTCAGTTCCGGATAACATAAGAAACGAAAGAATAAGCCAAATTGTTAAAATGGCAGGTCTCGAAGGCAGAGAAAAGCAGCTGGCCGGCAATCTTTCCGGGGGCTGGAAACAGCGTCTGGCCCTTGGATGCACACTACTTCACAAACCCAATATGCTAATACTCGACGAGCCAACCTCAGGAGTCGATCCCGTTTCACGAAGGGTATTCTGGCAGATAATACACAAGCTTGCAAAGGAAGGTATAACAATACTTGTAACCACGCACTACATGGACGAAGCCGAAGGATGCGACGAGCTCATATTCGTCTTCAGCGGTCACATAATAGGCAAAGGCAGCCCCAAGGAGCTCATCGCTGAGAAGAACGCCAGGAATCTTGAGGATGTGTTCATTAAATATGTCGAGGAGGACACCGGCAAAAAGGTGGAAGCTTCATTTGAAGATATGAAATTCATACTCAAGGATAAAGAAGGTGACGGGCATTGA
- a CDS encoding HlyD family secretion protein, whose protein sequence is MKKSLASLCIVSILFIFSACQSSDLDYYTGSVESDSYSVSTEVGGIIEEIYVKEGDTVKKGDKLARINVDSLRLELGRLQAQSGASKAALDKTFKGSRSEEIEKARIQVNQQETVVSSNQQDYNYRLENHNTIAQLYESDAASEQSLKDSKAVLDAASSKLESSRQQLAYLREQLQLVQNGSTKEDIDISKSNLDAAQWSIKSLEDNIAKEFVYANSDGVIESLNYLGGEYAPIFTRIANINNLSNLWVKIYVEEKNLGNVKLGKEVTMDAGLDGADSIKGKVVYIASEGEFTPKNIESKENKQEIVYEVKIKVLDHIDAVKPGVLVDVYLGDSK, encoded by the coding sequence ATGAAAAAATCACTCGCATCACTCTGCATTGTATCAATCCTTTTTATTTTCAGCGCCTGTCAAAGCTCCGATCTGGACTACTATACAGGCTCTGTCGAAAGTGACTCCTACAGCGTCTCCACCGAAGTCGGCGGAATAATCGAGGAGATATATGTCAAGGAGGGCGATACCGTCAAAAAAGGCGACAAACTGGCACGTATAAATGTCGATTCACTGCGACTGGAACTCGGACGTTTACAGGCTCAGTCAGGAGCCTCAAAGGCTGCGCTCGACAAGACCTTTAAAGGCTCTAGAAGCGAGGAGATTGAAAAAGCCAGGATACAAGTTAACCAACAGGAGACCGTGGTAAGCAGCAATCAGCAGGACTACAACTACAGGCTTGAAAACCACAATACCATAGCCCAGCTTTACGAATCTGACGCTGCGTCCGAGCAGTCTCTTAAGGACTCCAAAGCGGTGCTTGATGCAGCCTCCTCTAAACTTGAAAGCTCAAGGCAGCAGCTTGCATACCTAAGAGAGCAATTGCAGCTTGTGCAAAATGGCTCCACAAAAGAGGACATAGATATTTCTAAGAGCAATCTTGATGCTGCCCAGTGGAGCATTAAATCGCTCGAGGATAATATAGCCAAAGAATTCGTCTATGCAAATTCAGACGGCGTGATAGAGTCGCTCAATTACCTCGGCGGAGAATATGCACCGATATTCACAAGAATTGCCAACATAAACAATCTGTCAAATCTGTGGGTCAAGATATATGTCGAAGAAAAGAACCTTGGCAATGTCAAGCTAGGAAAAGAGGTAACAATGGATGCCGGCCTTGACGGTGCAGACAGCATAAAGGGCAAGGTGGTCTACATAGCCTCCGAAGGCGAGTTCACTCCCAAGAACATCGAATCCAAGGAGAACAAGCAGGAGATAGTCTACGAGGTCAAAATAAAGGTGCTTGACCACATTGATGCTGTCAAACCCGGCGTGCTTGTGGATGTGTATCTGGGGGATTCCAAATGA
- the ligA gene encoding NAD-dependent DNA ligase LigA has translation MDIKYVKTRIDELIKQINHHNEMYYVYDKPEISDLEYDKLMKELIELENENPELRRPDSPTQRVGGRALEKFEKVVHLNPMLSLSNAFSTEELYDFDRRVRVSAGENVEYVVEFKIDGLSVSLTYEDGILKTGATRGDGTVGENVTENLKTIRSIPLRLKKDISVTVRGEVFIPKERFEELNVEQEENDLPLFANPRNAAAGSLRQLDPKVTAKRPLDIFIFNMENEVGEGIHSHSDSLEFLSGIGCKVNPQNKVCKSIQEVAEYIEYWSEHRDELDYEIDGIVVKVNSLEQRELLGATEKSPRWAVAYKFPAEQKKTRLVDIIVQVGRTGAITPTAVLEPVRVAGSTVSRATLHNEDFIREKGIKIGDSVIIQKAGDVIPEVVMVLTEERTGTEREFSMPMVCPACGYRTMRLEGESALRCTNVSCPAQIRRGIIHFVSRDAMNIDGLGESIVTLLLNSGLISDIADLYMLGKEQLIPLERMGEKSAQNLISAIEKSKSNDLNRLIFGLGIKFIGAKAAKILSQNYESLDELIQAGYEEIAQLEEFGPRTAESVVEYFQNERNLMLVEKLRAAGVNMKSQKAAKPAAGGLLEGLKIVLTGKLPEMTREEAKEIIESQGGKAVSSVSKNTDFVLAGEDAGSKLDKAVTLGVKVLSEEAFKELLQLGSKEAVLERLKSIYG, from the coding sequence ATGGATATTAAATATGTTAAAACTAGAATAGATGAGCTTATAAAGCAGATTAACCACCACAATGAGATGTATTATGTGTATGACAAACCTGAAATATCAGACCTTGAATACGATAAGCTGATGAAGGAGCTAATCGAGCTTGAAAATGAGAATCCAGAATTGAGGCGGCCGGATTCCCCGACTCAGAGAGTGGGAGGCAGGGCTCTTGAAAAATTTGAAAAGGTAGTCCACCTAAATCCCATGCTCAGTCTTTCGAATGCATTTTCAACTGAGGAGCTTTATGACTTCGACAGGAGAGTAAGGGTATCTGCCGGCGAGAATGTAGAGTACGTGGTCGAATTCAAAATTGACGGACTTTCAGTGAGCCTTACATATGAAGACGGCATTTTGAAAACCGGTGCCACAAGGGGTGACGGCACGGTGGGAGAGAACGTAACGGAAAATTTAAAGACAATCAGGAGCATACCGCTAAGGCTTAAAAAGGATATAAGCGTCACCGTAAGAGGCGAGGTTTTCATCCCGAAGGAAAGGTTCGAGGAGCTCAATGTAGAGCAGGAGGAAAATGATCTTCCGCTGTTTGCAAACCCAAGAAACGCGGCGGCCGGCTCGCTAAGGCAGCTTGATCCAAAAGTTACAGCAAAAAGGCCTCTCGACATTTTCATTTTCAATATGGAAAATGAAGTCGGCGAAGGCATACACAGTCATAGTGATTCGCTGGAGTTTCTGTCCGGAATAGGCTGCAAGGTAAATCCTCAAAACAAGGTATGCAAAAGCATTCAGGAGGTTGCGGAGTACATAGAATACTGGAGTGAGCATAGGGACGAGCTCGACTATGAAATAGACGGCATAGTAGTAAAGGTCAACAGCCTTGAGCAAAGGGAGCTGCTCGGAGCAACAGAAAAAAGCCCGAGGTGGGCGGTTGCCTACAAGTTTCCGGCAGAGCAGAAAAAGACAAGGCTGGTGGACATAATAGTGCAGGTGGGCAGGACGGGAGCCATTACGCCGACTGCTGTGCTTGAACCGGTGAGAGTTGCAGGCTCAACGGTATCGAGGGCCACGCTTCACAACGAGGACTTCATAAGGGAAAAGGGAATAAAGATAGGCGACAGCGTTATTATCCAAAAGGCAGGGGACGTAATACCCGAGGTTGTAATGGTGCTGACAGAGGAGAGGACTGGAACTGAGCGAGAGTTCTCAATGCCAATGGTGTGTCCGGCGTGCGGCTACAGGACTATGAGGCTTGAAGGCGAATCGGCGCTCAGGTGCACCAACGTTTCATGTCCGGCACAGATAAGAAGGGGAATAATACACTTTGTTTCAAGGGACGCTATGAACATAGACGGGCTCGGAGAATCAATAGTGACGCTGCTTTTGAATTCGGGGCTCATATCGGATATTGCAGACCTTTACATGCTGGGCAAGGAGCAGCTTATTCCTCTCGAGAGGATGGGGGAAAAGTCAGCTCAGAATCTGATAAGCGCAATTGAAAAATCCAAGTCAAACGACCTCAACAGGCTTATATTCGGGCTGGGAATAAAGTTCATAGGCGCGAAGGCGGCCAAGATACTCTCGCAAAACTATGAAAGCCTCGATGAGCTCATACAGGCCGGATATGAAGAAATAGCGCAGCTTGAGGAGTTTGGCCCAAGAACGGCCGAGAGCGTAGTAGAGTACTTCCAGAATGAAAGAAATCTCATGCTGGTTGAAAAGCTAAGGGCTGCCGGGGTGAATATGAAAAGCCAAAAGGCCGCAAAGCCTGCAGCTGGAGGCTTGCTCGAAGGCCTCAAAATTGTACTCACAGGCAAGCTTCCTGAAATGACAAGGGAAGAGGCCAAGGAGATAATAGAATCGCAGGGCGGTAAGGCGGTATCGAGTGTAAGCAAGAATACCGATTTTGTGCTGGCCGGTGAGGATGCGGGCTCTAAGCTGGACAAGGCGGTTACACTAGGAGTAAAGGTGTTATCGGAAGAAGCCTTCAAGGAACTGCTGCAACTTGGCTCCAAGGAAGCCGTGCTTGAAAGGCTCAAGAGTATATATGGATAA
- a CDS encoding phosphoglycerate dehydrogenase: MKALITYNYGDEKMNALRKLGYELVYRHEDNMVNDEETDDAEILICYDPFRTFDITRMKRLRWVQLSSIGVDQVSHDFITQNGILLTNNRGGYSIPMGEWIVLKILEIYKNSRFFYENQKNKTWKLSKNVYEIYGTTIGFLGTGTIAQEAAKRLSGFGTRLIGLNTKGRDVEGFENCYSLEELEEFLRACDTLVLSIPYTDSTHHIMDKQKLGMMKDGSVIINISRGSIMDEDALIEKLEEGKFLGAALDVFEQEPLDKSSKLWEMQNVLVTPHNSWVSQMRDERRFEMIFENLKRYRDNRTLVNMVDLKRGY; the protein is encoded by the coding sequence ATGAAAGCCCTGATAACCTACAACTACGGCGATGAAAAGATGAATGCCTTAAGAAAGCTCGGTTACGAGCTCGTATACAGGCATGAAGACAACATGGTCAACGATGAAGAGACTGATGACGCTGAAATCCTGATATGCTATGATCCATTCCGCACATTCGACATAACCAGGATGAAAAGGCTAAGGTGGGTCCAGCTCTCAAGCATAGGAGTGGACCAGGTATCGCACGATTTCATAACCCAAAATGGTATCCTGCTTACAAACAACAGGGGCGGCTACAGCATACCGATGGGTGAGTGGATAGTCCTTAAGATCCTCGAAATATACAAAAACAGCCGTTTTTTCTACGAAAATCAGAAAAACAAAACATGGAAGCTCAGCAAGAATGTATATGAAATCTACGGCACCACAATAGGATTTCTCGGAACAGGCACAATTGCCCAGGAGGCTGCGAAGAGGCTTTCTGGTTTTGGAACCAGGCTTATCGGTCTGAATACAAAAGGCAGGGATGTAGAGGGCTTTGAAAATTGCTATTCGCTCGAAGAACTTGAAGAGTTCCTTCGAGCGTGCGACACTCTCGTGCTCTCGATTCCCTATACTGATTCCACGCATCATATTATGGACAAGCAAAAGCTGGGAATGATGAAGGATGGCTCCGTGATAATAAACATATCCAGAGGAAGTATAATGGACGAAGATGCTCTCATTGAAAAGCTGGAGGAGGGCAAGTTCCTCGGGGCGGCACTCGACGTATTTGAGCAGGAGCCTCTAGACAAGTCATCCAAGCTCTGGGAGATGCAAAACGTGCTTGTGACTCCGCACAATTCATGGGTATCACAGATGAGGGATGAAAGGCGTTTTGAGATGATTTTCGAAAACCTCAAAAGATACAGGGACAATAGAACTCTTGTCAACATGGTTGATCTGAAAAGGGGCTATTAG
- the ytvI gene encoding sporulation integral membrane protein YtvI yields the protein MMDKIRSSFNDIFSESFMKSARRFGIFAIFYTIAFVAFFWTAAYTFPFIIAFIIALSIQPLVKLLKERIGISNGITSLIASVLVYILFFTLIFLLSYKMVSEAKQMLSTLTTIDINYVTQLVKEWISRFDIYLKYIDPDFINKNSSQITDIVKNALGMLGRVLNKFLSAAGSIPLWIAVIFITIISTYFFTRDMDKIKNSTFGIFSEKGQQRVLNVLEEGVSLFVKIVKSYAIIYMITFVETLVGFSLILRIKYAVILSIVAAVFDIIPVLGVGAVYWPLVVIYAILGDYRTSIGIMILYVFVVIVRYIVEPKLVSTSLGIHPVLLLAAIFAGLMTFGVSGAIYLIVMIIAYKIFNKTKPDAQLHEDINTRTTQ from the coding sequence ATGATGGATAAAATAAGAAGCAGTTTTAATGATATTTTTAGCGAGAGTTTCATGAAGAGCGCGCGGAGATTCGGAATATTTGCCATATTCTACACGATAGCATTTGTAGCTTTTTTTTGGACCGCAGCATATACATTTCCGTTTATAATAGCATTCATAATAGCCCTCTCCATTCAGCCGCTTGTCAAATTGCTAAAGGAAAGGATCGGAATTTCCAACGGAATTACATCGCTTATTGCCTCTGTGCTTGTATATATACTTTTTTTCACCCTTATATTTCTGCTTTCCTACAAGATGGTTTCGGAGGCAAAGCAGATGCTTTCGACATTGACAACGATAGACATAAACTATGTCACACAGCTTGTTAAGGAGTGGATTAGCAGGTTTGACATATACTTGAAATATATAGATCCTGACTTTATAAATAAAAACAGTAGCCAGATCACGGATATAGTAAAGAACGCCCTTGGAATGCTCGGAAGGGTCCTTAACAAATTCCTTTCAGCCGCAGGTTCAATACCCCTTTGGATAGCAGTGATTTTTATAACTATCATATCGACATACTTTTTCACTAGGGATATGGACAAAATAAAGAATAGCACATTTGGAATATTCTCGGAAAAAGGCCAGCAAAGAGTGCTGAATGTCTTGGAAGAAGGTGTAAGTCTGTTTGTCAAGATTGTAAAATCTTATGCCATTATATATATGATAACATTCGTTGAGACACTAGTAGGATTTTCGCTCATACTAAGAATTAAGTACGCTGTAATACTCAGCATCGTGGCGGCAGTGTTCGATATAATACCCGTCCTTGGAGTAGGAGCTGTATACTGGCCGCTCGTGGTTATATACGCAATACTGGGAGACTACAGGACCTCTATAGGCATAATGATACTTTACGTATTTGTGGTTATTGTTAGATACATAGTCGAACCAAAGCTCGTTTCCACGTCGCTTGGAATACATCCTGTGCTGCTGCTGGCTGCTATATTTGCAGGCCTAATGACTTTTGGAGTTTCCGGAGCAATATACCTAATAGTTATGATAATTGCATACAAGATATTCAACAAGACCAAGCCAGATGCACAGTTGCATGAAGATATAAACACAAGAACAACACAGTAA
- a CDS encoding SDR family NAD(P)-dependent oxidoreductase has product MSGKVLIYGGSGAVGSASARLLKEMGYDLHLAGSNEEKLEKIANELGAGMSVADIRDPESFKRVSEEAGKDLAGLIYAVGTINLKSVRRLEAEEFMNDFKMNALGAVLAVQAAIPALKKHQGSSVVFYSSVAVQQGLSMHSSLSMAKGAVEGLVRALAAELAPQIRVNGIAPSLLQDSDLSLGILKDQNAIDSMAKNHALKRLGKSKDIASLTSFLISDRAGWITGQIIGVDGGRSVIQV; this is encoded by the coding sequence ATGAGCGGAAAAGTACTGATCTATGGTGGAAGCGGCGCTGTAGGATCGGCAAGCGCCAGGCTTCTAAAAGAAATGGGATATGACCTTCACCTTGCAGGATCAAACGAAGAGAAGCTTGAAAAAATTGCCAATGAGCTTGGAGCCGGCATGAGCGTAGCGGATATAAGGGATCCAGAGTCATTCAAAAGGGTGTCTGAGGAAGCGGGAAAGGATCTGGCCGGACTTATATACGCAGTAGGGACTATAAACCTCAAGTCTGTGAGAAGACTCGAAGCGGAGGAATTCATGAACGACTTCAAGATGAATGCCTTGGGTGCAGTTCTTGCGGTTCAGGCGGCAATTCCCGCGCTTAAAAAGCATCAGGGCTCGTCTGTGGTGTTCTACTCAAGCGTTGCTGTTCAGCAGGGACTGTCGATGCACTCATCTCTCAGCATGGCAAAAGGCGCGGTGGAAGGGCTTGTCAGGGCCCTGGCTGCAGAGCTGGCTCCTCAGATACGTGTAAACGGAATTGCTCCTTCGCTGCTTCAAGACAGTGACTTGTCTTTAGGAATACTTAAGGACCAGAATGCCATAGATTCGATGGCAAAAAACCATGCCCTGAAGAGGCTGGGGAAATCCAAGGATATAGCGAGCCTCACCTCATTCCTGATTTCCGACAGGGCAGGCTGGATAACCGGCCAGATAATAGGAGTTGACGGCGGCCGATCGGTAATACAGGTTTAA
- a CDS encoding DMT family transporter produces MKKNMLADMSLFLITILWGSTFVLCKIVLETTGTFNFLAIRFFIAFVILAAIFWKKLVSADKSTLKHGLIIGIVLFFAYATQTLGIFYTTASKAGFINGFSIVLVPVISALIFKDSPKAENIIGIVMAIAGLAFLTSGTSGNFSVNVGDIIVFISTFGYALQILSVSHYSKISDPIILSIIQIGVVSVLSAVFSIVFEVPAIPQGATVWSFIIIMAVFATALCFLVQNTMQKHTTPTRAALIYLGEPVFSAFFAFIILGEVLSGQGIIGCILIFAGMLVSELEFMSYFKQKINPLEYKKAS; encoded by the coding sequence ATGAAGAAAAACATGTTGGCAGACATGTCTCTTTTTTTGATTACTATTCTTTGGGGTTCCACGTTCGTGCTCTGCAAAATTGTGCTCGAAACAACAGGAACTTTCAATTTTCTTGCGATAAGGTTTTTCATAGCTTTTGTTATTCTTGCTGCGATTTTCTGGAAGAAACTTGTGTCTGCAGACAAGTCGACATTAAAGCACGGCTTGATTATAGGCATCGTGCTCTTTTTTGCATACGCCACCCAGACTCTCGGGATTTTCTATACCACCGCTTCGAAGGCCGGCTTTATAAACGGCTTTTCAATTGTGCTCGTTCCAGTTATAAGCGCACTGATTTTCAAGGATTCACCCAAAGCCGAAAACATAATAGGGATTGTCATGGCAATAGCCGGTTTGGCGTTCCTGACTTCAGGTACGTCAGGAAATTTTTCAGTAAATGTCGGTGATATAATCGTTTTCATTTCGACTTTCGGATATGCTCTCCAGATTCTTTCAGTGAGCCACTACTCGAAGATTTCTGATCCGATTATTTTATCCATAATACAAATCGGCGTAGTGTCTGTGCTGTCGGCAGTTTTCAGTATTGTGTTCGAGGTTCCTGCAATACCCCAGGGAGCGACCGTCTGGTCATTCATTATAATAATGGCTGTTTTTGCAACGGCCCTGTGCTTCCTTGTGCAAAACACTATGCAAAAGCATACTACTCCGACAAGGGCAGCGCTTATTTATCTTGGGGAGCCTGTGTTTTCAGCATTCTTTGCATTCATAATACTAGGCGAAGTGCTCTCCGGCCAAGGTATCATTGGCTGCATTCTGATATTTGCAGGCATGCTGGTGTCGGAGCTCGAATTCATGTCATACTTCAAGCAGAAAATAAATCCATTGGAATACAAAAAGGCCTCGTAG
- a CDS encoding formate/nitrite transporter family protein, translating to MSEKNFLAPAEICDYTSHVGLGKVSLTSLKQILLGFLAGAFIAFASEGSNMAAFNLFANPETYGLGKVLAGSIFGTGLMLVVLCGGELFTGNTLIMIGLLQGRIKLRDMLRNWTFVYIGNFIGSVFIAYMMVESGLFNSGANVLGGVTLKIASYKVSLPFMSAFYLGIMCNWLVCLAVWMSYGAKDMIGKIFSIFFPIWLFITSGFEHSVANMYYIPAGILAKSNPDWVAASHLTPEKLEALNWQSFFVNNLLPVTLGNIVGGGLLVGGVYWFAYLKDQKVCEEK from the coding sequence TTGAGTGAAAAAAATTTTTTAGCACCCGCAGAGATATGTGACTACACTTCGCACGTAGGTCTGGGCAAGGTTAGTCTCACATCTTTGAAACAAATTCTTTTGGGATTTCTCGCAGGAGCATTCATCGCGTTTGCTTCAGAAGGATCCAACATGGCAGCATTCAACCTTTTCGCAAATCCTGAGACGTATGGGCTTGGAAAAGTTCTTGCCGGCTCTATATTCGGCACAGGACTTATGCTTGTCGTGCTTTGCGGCGGAGAGCTTTTCACCGGTAACACTCTTATTATGATAGGCTTGTTGCAGGGACGTATAAAGCTGCGAGACATGCTTAGAAACTGGACTTTTGTATACATAGGAAACTTCATAGGCTCTGTGTTCATAGCTTACATGATGGTAGAGTCTGGACTTTTCAACAGCGGAGCCAACGTGCTCGGAGGCGTCACCCTAAAGATAGCATCGTACAAGGTTTCTCTTCCATTCATGTCAGCCTTCTATCTTGGCATAATGTGTAACTGGCTTGTGTGCCTTGCTGTCTGGATGTCATACGGCGCCAAGGACATGATCGGAAAAATATTTTCTATTTTCTTCCCTATATGGCTGTTCATAACTTCAGGCTTTGAACACAGTGTAGCAAACATGTACTACATACCGGCCGGAATACTTGCAAAATCAAATCCTGACTGGGTTGCAGCTTCTCATCTAACTCCAGAAAAGCTTGAAGCTCTAAACTGGCAGAGCTTTTTCGTAAACAACCTGCTTCCCGTTACTTTGGGCAACATAGTTGGCGGCGGGTTGCTTGTTGGCGGAGTATACTGGTTTGCATACCTTAAGGACCAGAAGGTTTGTGAAGAGAAATAA